TGGCGGCCATCTCTTTTGTTCTGAGCGTTACACCGCTTGGCTTGATCCCGGTTCCGAATATTTCTGGGGGAGCTACCACCATGCACCTTCCGATCATTGTGGGAGGAATCCTGGGTGGTCCTTTGTCCGGGTCTATCCTGGGATTGGTTTTAGCTTTCGCCACGCTTCCCCTGTTTATCGGTTTGGGGGTAAACCTGGCTGCCTGTTTTGTCCCTCGTCTCTTCATTGGGGTGGTCGCTTACGGAGTCTGGTCGAAATTGGGCAAAAACGGCCTT
Above is a window of Atribacteraceae bacterium DNA encoding:
- a CDS encoding ECF transporter S component → MRISTRKIVLTAVLAAISFVLSVTPLGLIPVPNISGGATTMHLPIIVGGILGGPLSGSILGLVLAFATLPLFIGLGVNLAACFVPRLFIGVVAYGVWSKLGKNGL